A part of Paenarthrobacter sp. A20 genomic DNA contains:
- a CDS encoding carbohydrate ABC transporter permease codes for MALLIAPSVLILLLTNAYPIAYAAFQAVHNGSLINSGEFVGLDNFARVLGGEAFWKAAGFTLVFTFTGVFGSWISGLGLALLLQKRIPARGFLKTILLLPWVVPVVVSSTSWNWLLATDSSPIPSLFRTLGLGEVRFLSDPFLAQVTVCLFIVWLNFPFMMLMMSAALTSVDESIYEAAKIDGATPRQQFIHMTLPIIAKPTYISWVLMTIFCVNEFPAIYLLTHGGPVGSTSTLVVLAYRTVFQNFQTGPGVAIAFMMTVALATVATILFRQIRKSRVE; via the coding sequence ATGGCATTGCTGATCGCGCCATCGGTCCTGATCCTGTTGCTGACCAATGCGTACCCCATTGCTTACGCTGCATTCCAGGCCGTTCACAACGGCTCCCTGATCAACTCCGGCGAGTTCGTGGGTCTGGATAACTTCGCCCGTGTCCTGGGTGGGGAAGCGTTCTGGAAGGCTGCGGGGTTCACTCTTGTCTTCACCTTCACAGGTGTCTTCGGAAGCTGGATTTCAGGACTGGGCCTTGCCCTTCTGCTTCAGAAGCGCATCCCGGCCCGGGGTTTTCTGAAAACCATCCTGCTGCTGCCTTGGGTGGTTCCGGTTGTCGTTTCGTCCACTTCCTGGAACTGGCTGCTGGCGACTGATTCCAGCCCCATCCCCTCGCTGTTCCGGACTTTAGGACTGGGCGAAGTGCGGTTCTTGTCAGATCCGTTCCTTGCACAGGTCACGGTGTGCCTGTTCATCGTCTGGCTGAATTTCCCGTTCATGATGCTCATGATGAGTGCTGCGCTTACGTCAGTGGACGAGAGCATCTATGAAGCCGCAAAGATCGACGGCGCCACACCGCGCCAGCAGTTCATCCACATGACACTGCCCATCATCGCCAAGCCCACCTATATTTCCTGGGTGCTCATGACGATCTTCTGCGTCAACGAATTCCCAGCCATCTACCTCCTGACGCACGGTGGCCCGGTGGGCTCAACAAGCACCCTCGTGGTCCTGGCCTACCGGACGGTTTTCCAGAACTTCCAAACCGGACCCGGGGTGGCCATCGCATTCATGATGACTGTTGCGCTGGCGACGGTCGCAACGATCCTGTTCCGGCAGATCCGAAAGTCGAGAGTCGAATGA
- a CDS encoding carbohydrate ABC transporter permease, producing MTTTSLTRSPGTQVRRTMDPADRGKWKRFWILIVVASVALVPIAGTFILSLRSNNGTGGVTLDNFIHVLADTEVVAWLLNSLQVTLATVVVSVLVAAPAGYVLSRGRSRLVEGYSLLLFVIQSLPVITSVIPLFILFSGMGLADNLIGITILYVASSMSVSTWMMASYMDGIPDSLEEAAWIDGASVFGSFWHIVMKNSLPGILSTAIFTFLMAWNDYLVASIFLRSSGTFTLPIGVQTFFQQHSTDWGSVMAVAVIMMLPPAIVFAALNKYFSVGGVAGSLAGR from the coding sequence ATGACAACCACCAGCCTCACCCGAAGCCCAGGCACCCAGGTGCGCAGGACCATGGACCCGGCGGACCGCGGCAAATGGAAGCGGTTCTGGATCCTGATCGTCGTCGCAAGCGTTGCCTTGGTCCCTATCGCAGGAACATTCATCCTGTCCCTGAGGTCAAACAACGGCACCGGCGGTGTGACACTGGATAACTTCATCCATGTCCTCGCCGACACCGAAGTAGTGGCATGGCTACTCAACAGCCTTCAGGTAACACTGGCAACTGTTGTTGTGTCCGTCCTTGTAGCCGCACCCGCCGGTTATGTGCTTTCCCGTGGCCGAAGCCGGCTCGTGGAAGGTTACTCGCTCCTGCTCTTCGTGATCCAGTCACTTCCCGTCATTACGTCGGTCATTCCATTGTTCATTTTGTTCTCCGGTATGGGCCTGGCCGATAACCTGATCGGGATCACCATCCTCTACGTCGCCAGTTCAATGTCCGTATCAACCTGGATGATGGCTTCGTACATGGACGGCATTCCAGACAGCCTGGAAGAGGCGGCCTGGATTGACGGGGCTTCTGTATTCGGTAGCTTCTGGCACATCGTCATGAAGAATTCGTTGCCGGGAATCCTCTCGACAGCCATCTTCACGTTCCTGATGGCCTGGAACGACTACCTGGTGGCCAGTATCTTCCTGCGGTCCTCAGGGACGTTTACGCTGCCCATCGGTGTTCAAACGTTCTTCCAGCAGCATTCAACAGACTGGGGTTCGGTTATGGCCGTCGCCGTCATCATGATGCTGCCTCCGGCGATCGTCTTTGCGGCCCTGAACAAATACTTCAGTGTCGGCGGGGTCGCGGGTTCCTTGGCAGGACGCTAA
- a CDS encoding ABC transporter substrate-binding protein, which translates to MNNNSSLVSNLSRRGFISLAGAAALTASMSACAAGGGSGNAAGSTTLKFWDMPWGPTGYAEEAEKLAKSFQGAGNIKDIGYQQVLWNGFNETYSSAIASKTGPAVSTGGGFQSFQYAAQGAVEYADKLIESFKSDGLYDDFLPHVLDAMKTPEGYVAVPWAVDIQTLWYRKSVLDAAGVAAPTTWDEFLEAGKKIAAKGYYAWGISGGSGNFGPMAILSLMINNGGGLFNEGGELDIVTERNTETAEFVIEAVKAGLTDPGAVSLKDDDLVTQWTNKKVGMGFYYLGLDDQLADKDIVVMDPLKGPHGDTGTIQYVNNIMMYKNTPSLEASEAFVTHYLKNMKVLWEKKLVTQLPALKSIAEASFFTASQSNVDIVNKWQPVAKTLASQGSQSSAKLAAIDGGQAMADFCQTLLGGKTDAKTALTKLHGDIKSVTSS; encoded by the coding sequence ATGAACAACAACTCATCGCTGGTCAGTAACCTGTCCCGGCGCGGCTTTATCTCCCTGGCAGGAGCGGCTGCGTTGACGGCCTCGATGTCCGCATGTGCAGCAGGAGGTGGAAGCGGCAACGCCGCCGGTTCCACCACCCTGAAATTTTGGGACATGCCTTGGGGCCCTACCGGCTACGCAGAAGAAGCCGAGAAGCTCGCCAAGTCATTCCAAGGTGCCGGCAACATCAAGGACATCGGATACCAGCAAGTTCTGTGGAACGGCTTCAACGAGACCTACTCGTCGGCCATCGCTTCAAAGACCGGCCCTGCAGTCTCGACCGGCGGCGGCTTCCAGTCGTTCCAATATGCTGCCCAAGGCGCCGTGGAGTACGCGGACAAGCTCATCGAATCGTTCAAATCGGACGGGCTCTACGACGATTTCCTTCCACACGTCCTGGACGCCATGAAGACACCGGAGGGCTACGTCGCCGTTCCATGGGCCGTGGACATCCAGACGCTCTGGTACCGCAAGTCAGTCCTGGACGCCGCAGGCGTGGCGGCGCCGACCACCTGGGATGAGTTCCTGGAAGCAGGCAAGAAGATCGCTGCGAAGGGCTACTACGCCTGGGGCATCAGCGGCGGTAGCGGCAACTTCGGCCCCATGGCAATCCTGAGCCTGATGATCAACAATGGCGGCGGCCTCTTCAACGAAGGCGGCGAACTCGACATCGTCACCGAACGGAACACCGAAACGGCCGAATTCGTCATCGAAGCAGTAAAGGCTGGATTGACCGATCCGGGCGCAGTGAGCCTCAAGGACGACGACCTGGTTACCCAGTGGACCAACAAGAAGGTCGGCATGGGTTTCTACTACCTCGGCCTGGACGATCAGCTTGCTGACAAGGACATCGTGGTCATGGACCCGCTCAAGGGACCCCACGGCGACACCGGCACCATCCAGTACGTCAACAACATCATGATGTACAAAAACACTCCGTCCCTGGAAGCATCCGAAGCTTTTGTCACCCACTACCTGAAGAACATGAAGGTGCTGTGGGAGAAGAAGCTGGTAACCCAGCTTCCCGCGCTGAAGTCCATCGCGGAGGCATCGTTCTTCACAGCAAGCCAGTCCAACGTCGACATCGTCAACAAGTGGCAGCCAGTAGCCAAGACCCTTGCTTCACAGGGTTCACAGTCCTCCGCCAAGCTTGCAGCGATCGACGGTGGACAAGCTATGGCGGACTTCTGCCAGACGCTGCTCGGAGGCAAGACCGACGCCAAGACAGCTCTCACTAAACTCCATGGCGATATCAAGTCTGTTACCTCGTCATGA
- the hisD gene encoding histidinol dehydrogenase: protein MRTSLKNAEFTISDPSSPVGVRQTVETVIADVRDRGDAAVRSYSEKFDKWSPACFLLSQDEIDAAIARLPEQTVEDIKTVQRNVERFARLQLDSLTEFEAEVEPGVILGQKNIPIDAVGAYVPGGRYPLLASAHMTIVTAKVAGVRRVAAATPAAGGVVPDASIAAMHFAGADEIYLLGGVQAVAALAVGTESIAPVDFLAGPGNAYVAEAKRQLFGEVGIDLFAGPTEVLIVADETADPFLIAVDLLSQAEHGPDSPAILVTTSRVVGEQVIEEIDRQLLGLSTRAVAEVAWRDHGQVILVDDLKEAYAVADEFASEHVQILTANPREALDSMTNYGALFLGENTCVSFGDKVIGTNHVLPTRQAARYTGGLWVGKYIKTVTYQEVTSVAASAELGELLGRAARAENFEGHARSGDIRAARLAGERPAWAS, encoded by the coding sequence TTGCGCACCTCCCTTAAGAACGCTGAATTCACCATCTCGGACCCATCGTCGCCAGTCGGCGTGAGGCAAACAGTCGAAACAGTCATCGCGGACGTTCGTGACCGCGGCGACGCCGCGGTCCGCTCCTACTCCGAAAAGTTCGACAAGTGGTCGCCCGCGTGCTTCCTTCTTTCGCAGGACGAGATCGACGCGGCCATTGCCCGGCTCCCCGAACAAACCGTGGAAGACATCAAGACTGTTCAGCGGAACGTGGAGCGCTTCGCCCGTCTGCAATTGGACTCGCTCACTGAATTCGAAGCAGAAGTTGAGCCTGGAGTCATCCTCGGCCAGAAGAACATTCCAATTGACGCAGTTGGCGCCTACGTGCCCGGTGGCCGGTATCCTCTGTTGGCCTCTGCGCACATGACCATCGTCACTGCCAAGGTCGCCGGGGTTCGCAGGGTGGCTGCCGCCACGCCGGCTGCCGGGGGAGTGGTCCCTGACGCTTCAATCGCCGCCATGCACTTCGCCGGAGCGGACGAGATCTACCTCCTCGGGGGCGTTCAGGCCGTGGCCGCTCTTGCCGTCGGCACCGAGTCCATCGCCCCGGTCGATTTCCTGGCCGGCCCAGGAAATGCGTACGTTGCCGAGGCGAAACGGCAGCTGTTCGGTGAAGTGGGAATTGATCTCTTCGCCGGCCCCACAGAGGTTTTGATCGTCGCTGACGAGACGGCCGATCCGTTCCTTATCGCCGTCGATCTGCTCAGCCAGGCAGAACACGGCCCCGACTCGCCTGCCATTCTCGTCACCACGTCGCGCGTGGTTGGTGAGCAGGTTATTGAAGAGATCGACCGTCAACTGCTCGGCCTATCAACCCGTGCAGTCGCCGAAGTCGCTTGGCGCGACCACGGCCAAGTAATTCTGGTCGACGATCTGAAAGAGGCCTATGCCGTCGCCGACGAGTTCGCAAGCGAGCACGTGCAGATCCTGACTGCCAATCCCCGCGAGGCACTCGACAGCATGACCAACTACGGTGCACTATTCCTGGGCGAGAACACGTGTGTTTCCTTTGGCGACAAAGTCATCGGCACCAACCATGTGCTGCCCACACGTCAGGCCGCCCGCTACACCGGCGGCCTGTGGGTCGGGAAGTACATTAAGACCGTCACTTACCAGGAAGTCACTTCCGTGGCTGCCAGCGCTGAGCTGGGGGAGCTGCTTGGCAGGGCAGCTCGCGCGGAAAACTTCGAAGGCCACGCACGATCCGGTGACATCAGGGCTGCCAGACTCGCCGGTGAACGCCCAGCCTGGGCTTCGTAG
- a CDS encoding sugar phosphate isomerase/epimerase, with protein sequence MGEIKLGLNLEFARYENGSFDWAMDRAAEIGFRYVEPMVHWGRELLSEAGYFHSRSMLDDPLKLKHAAESRGLQISSISSHAPLAKPDIAVDYLKQAVRYAAECGAPMIMVDDGPVPVWTTEEENFTLMKYTLQEAAMVAEPRGIAIAIETHGPYTATPEGLDRLMKLVDTPVLTINLDTGNSYLSENDPHAWLEDIISNVTHLHAKDISVEDARKYRGKVRGMLGCACGEGVIDWERIVRTLASANHDTVLSVECGSLDAATKSFHYLSDVIRRVGQHSPQPIS encoded by the coding sequence ATGGGTGAGATCAAGCTGGGCCTCAATCTCGAGTTTGCACGCTACGAAAACGGTTCGTTTGACTGGGCTATGGACCGCGCGGCGGAAATCGGCTTCCGATACGTGGAGCCCATGGTCCACTGGGGCCGTGAACTCTTGAGCGAGGCTGGCTACTTTCACAGCAGGTCCATGCTGGATGACCCGCTGAAGCTAAAGCATGCGGCGGAAAGCCGTGGACTGCAGATCTCGTCTATCTCCAGTCATGCTCCACTGGCCAAACCGGACATCGCTGTGGATTACCTCAAACAGGCCGTCCGCTATGCAGCTGAGTGCGGCGCTCCCATGATTATGGTCGACGACGGTCCCGTGCCTGTCTGGACTACGGAGGAAGAAAACTTCACCTTGATGAAGTACACCCTTCAAGAGGCGGCCATGGTTGCAGAGCCTCGCGGCATCGCCATCGCTATCGAAACCCACGGCCCCTATACGGCAACCCCCGAAGGGCTGGACCGGCTGATGAAGCTCGTGGACACACCCGTCCTCACCATCAACCTGGACACCGGAAACAGTTACCTGAGTGAGAACGATCCTCACGCTTGGCTGGAAGACATCATCTCCAACGTTACCCACCTTCACGCGAAAGATATCTCCGTAGAGGACGCCAGGAAGTACCGCGGGAAAGTCCGCGGAATGCTTGGGTGTGCCTGCGGCGAGGGCGTCATTGACTGGGAACGCATCGTTCGCACCCTGGCATCCGCTAACCACGACACCGTTCTCTCCGTTGAATGTGGGTCGTTGGATGCCGCAACCAAGAGTTTCCACTACCTGAGCGACGTGATTCGACGCGTCGGTCAACACTCTCCCCAACCCATCAGTTAA
- a CDS encoding aspartate ammonia-lyase has product MTQERDTRVETDLLGTREIPGDAYWGIHTLRAVENFRLNGETVGSTPQLVRAIASVKEAAAQANMELGLLAPRVGHAIVSACRDLRAGQLHEQFPVPLIQGGAGTSTNMNSNEVIANRALEYMKEAKGSYALVGPNEHVNMGQSTNDVYPTALKIATIWGCRALAEALGKFERSCERKAREFDHIVKMGRTQLQDAVPMTLGQEFRSYAVTIREDVARLGEAVANLHEINMGATAIGTGLNAHPRYAALVRDKLASLTGLPLTTSPDLVEATQDCGVFVLISATVKRAAVKLSKISSDLRLLSSGPRAGLGEINLPPRQAGSSIMPGKVNPVIPELVNQVAFEIIGADVTISMAAEAGQLQLNAFEPIIAASLFRSIDHLRGAAESLADLCVDGISANEHTLEKHLARSIGVITALSPYLGYQTSGEIAAESLRTGRTVVDLVVARGLLDPGLLARLLQPQVIAAGGHVFPEGESASVLSPTDL; this is encoded by the coding sequence ATGACCCAAGAGCGTGACACCCGGGTGGAAACAGATCTTCTGGGAACCAGGGAGATTCCCGGGGATGCCTACTGGGGCATCCACACGCTGAGGGCGGTGGAAAACTTCCGGCTGAACGGAGAGACTGTTGGCTCCACGCCGCAACTCGTCAGGGCCATCGCATCGGTCAAGGAAGCAGCGGCCCAGGCCAACATGGAGCTGGGTTTGCTTGCGCCGCGCGTAGGGCATGCCATCGTTTCGGCCTGCCGGGACCTCAGGGCGGGTCAACTGCATGAACAGTTCCCTGTACCCCTGATTCAGGGTGGCGCAGGGACGTCGACAAACATGAACTCCAATGAGGTGATAGCCAACCGGGCTTTGGAGTATATGAAGGAGGCGAAGGGCTCCTATGCCTTAGTTGGTCCCAATGAGCATGTGAACATGGGTCAGTCCACAAACGACGTCTATCCGACAGCCTTAAAGATTGCCACGATCTGGGGCTGCCGGGCCTTGGCGGAGGCCCTTGGCAAGTTCGAGCGGTCCTGTGAGCGGAAGGCACGGGAGTTTGACCATATTGTGAAGATGGGCAGGACCCAGCTTCAAGATGCAGTGCCGATGACATTGGGGCAGGAGTTCCGTAGCTACGCAGTGACCATCCGTGAAGATGTGGCCCGGTTGGGTGAGGCGGTGGCGAATCTCCACGAGATCAACATGGGCGCGACTGCCATTGGTACGGGGCTTAATGCCCACCCTCGATACGCCGCCCTGGTTCGGGACAAGCTGGCGTCACTCACGGGCCTGCCATTGACCACCAGCCCTGATCTCGTGGAAGCGACTCAGGACTGTGGTGTTTTTGTGCTCATTTCCGCCACGGTCAAGCGGGCAGCTGTGAAACTATCCAAGATCAGCAGCGACTTGCGTCTGCTCTCGTCCGGGCCTCGGGCTGGGCTGGGAGAAATCAACCTTCCTCCGCGCCAGGCTGGTTCGAGCATCATGCCAGGCAAAGTGAATCCCGTCATTCCCGAGCTCGTCAATCAAGTTGCTTTCGAAATCATCGGTGCCGACGTGACGATCTCCATGGCCGCCGAGGCAGGACAACTTCAGCTCAACGCCTTCGAACCGATCATCGCCGCGAGTCTGTTCAGAAGTATCGACCATTTGCGCGGCGCCGCCGAGTCATTGGCCGACTTATGTGTTGACGGAATCTCTGCGAACGAGCACACGCTCGAAAAACACCTTGCCCGCAGCATCGGAGTCATCACCGCACTGAGCCCCTACCTCGGCTACCAGACGTCCGGTGAGATAGCCGCGGAGTCATTGAGAACCGGAAGAACGGTCGTGGACCTTGTCGTGGCCCGGGGGCTCCTTGATCCCGGGCTTTTGGCCCGCTTGCTTCAGCCGCAGGTCATAGCTGCGGGTGGACACGTCTTCCCGGAGGGCGAGTCCGCCTCCGTCCTATCCCCCACCGACCTATAG
- a CDS encoding LysR family transcriptional regulator, giving the protein MTLAQLEAFVAAASGQTFTAAAAALGMSQPAVSDLIRRLETELGASLFSRSGRTLVLSAAGEELLPYAEQTVFAAKQGTEAVSALLSLGGGTATFGLLRNAEYYIRQDLAKRFRQKHPNVRIRLVGQNSAETVSDVVAGHLEAGLVTLPIDDDRLDVLPLARDEVVYVSAVPERVQTPPDIAAICAAPLVLYDAHYAQTDPARKQLSARARLRGLSLNAGIEVEYLSAALSLAADGFGDTIACRAALESEVYPRGLQAVSMAEPMYDTLALIKRHGQLLSPATKEMARLAHSALIDHQTSDHGTAEILNGGHDIEAFLGDR; this is encoded by the coding sequence ATGACTTTGGCCCAACTTGAAGCATTTGTGGCAGCAGCCAGCGGACAGACTTTCACGGCTGCGGCTGCGGCGCTGGGCATGAGTCAACCTGCAGTATCCGACCTTATTCGTCGGTTGGAAACCGAACTCGGAGCCTCTCTGTTCAGTCGCAGTGGCCGAACGCTTGTGTTGTCGGCGGCGGGGGAAGAATTGCTGCCATATGCAGAGCAAACCGTTTTTGCCGCCAAACAGGGCACTGAAGCCGTGAGTGCCTTACTCTCCTTAGGCGGAGGAACGGCGACCTTTGGCCTTCTACGAAATGCGGAGTACTACATCAGGCAGGACCTGGCGAAGCGGTTCCGTCAAAAACACCCGAATGTGCGGATTCGGTTGGTGGGCCAGAACAGCGCAGAGACCGTAAGCGATGTGGTCGCCGGGCATCTGGAAGCGGGTCTTGTCACCCTGCCGATCGACGATGACCGCCTCGATGTACTCCCGCTGGCACGTGACGAAGTGGTCTACGTCAGTGCAGTTCCCGAGCGGGTTCAAACGCCACCGGACATCGCTGCGATATGCGCAGCTCCTCTGGTCCTTTACGACGCCCACTACGCGCAAACCGACCCTGCCCGCAAGCAGCTGTCCGCCAGGGCACGCCTGCGGGGGTTGTCGCTGAACGCCGGTATTGAAGTTGAGTACCTCTCGGCAGCGCTTTCCCTGGCCGCCGACGGATTCGGCGACACAATTGCCTGCAGAGCGGCACTGGAGTCCGAGGTTTACCCGAGGGGATTGCAAGCTGTATCCATGGCCGAGCCTATGTACGACACACTGGCGCTGATCAAGAGGCACGGACAGCTGCTGTCCCCTGCGACCAAGGAAATGGCCCGGCTGGCGCATTCGGCGCTCATCGATCATCAAACGTCTGACCATGGGACCGCTGAGATACTCAACGGCGGACACGATATTGAAGCGTTTCTGGGTGACCGCTGA